The segment GCGTGTTCGACGAGCCACTGCAGGCCGGCGAAACAATCTTCGACCGGGATTGGATCCGGATGCTCAGGCGCAAGACGGTATTCGACGGTCACGACGACGGCGCTGTGCTCGACCGCCCACGGCAGGGCAAAGTGGATGCCCGCGAACCGGTCACCCGAAACCATTCCGCCGCCGTGAATGTAGTAGATGCCCGGGCCGGGCTCCGTGTGGTTGCGCGGCGTGAGAATGCTGATCTCGATCTCGGCACGGCCGTACCCAGAGATCGTCACGTCGCGCCGGTCGACGCCGTATTCGTCCAGAAGCTCATCCACGGGCTTCATGCCCGGAAAGCCCTGACGCAATATCGGGATCATCTCGACGGTCTGCGTTGCAGGGAAGTTCGCGATGGAGAGGGCTGCGCCCAGTTCGGCGTCGAACGGGGGAGCTGGGATTGTCGTGGTCATGTGTTCCTCCAAGGGCCACAGCGTTGTGTCATCCCCAGAGTGCTTGGGCGCCGACCCATGATCAACCGCCATCCGTCACCGCTTTGCGCCCGAAACTGCTCAGATGGCGGTCGGTGAGCGGTCGTTCCGCGCGTCACCTGCGGCTGACGATCAGGTATCTCTCGTCGGAGGTGGGACCGCCCCAGTACGACGGGTCATTTAGCAGGCGGAGTTCCACGTCGTTTCGAAGCTCGCTCACGAGACTGACGCTTTCGGCGGCGGTCAGTCCGACTCCAGTGCTCCATCGGCCCTCGATGAGGATCAGCAGGCCGGTCGGCGTCAGCAGCTCGATCCAGTTCTGCAGGGCCGTGGCCGGGTCGGGCATCGCCCAGAGGACATGACGGGAAAGGGCGACGTCGAAAGCCCCGGCCTGAAGCGGCGGGTCGGCGGCGTCGGCGACGATGAATGACGGCTTCGGTATCGTCCGGTGGCTCTTCTTGCGACCTCGGCGAATCATCTCGGCAGAGAAGTCGACACCACTGACGACGTGGCCGCCCTCCGCCGCGAGCAGGAGAGACAGCGTGCCTGTTCCGCACCCGAGATCAGCGACCATTCGTCCACGACCACCTATCACGGGGAGTAGTAAGTCCGCCCATGCGCGGCGGACATCAGGATCGCGCAGTCCATGGTCGGCGGCATCGTCAAAAGTCTCCGCCTCTGCATTCCACAGTGATCTCGCGTCCTCCGTCATCCGCTCATACTTCCACCAGGCAACGACCAAGGCGCACGTCGACCTAAGTCCGTAAACCGCCGGCCTATCCACACACCCAGGTGCGCAAGCCGGTCCTCGATCGGGCGTAGTCGCCTCAGGTGTAGCCGCGTTTGCGGAGCATGCCGGCCGCGCGGGTGAAGTCGCCGGGTGAGGGAACCTCGAAGTCCAGGGCGTTGGCGTACCGGGTGATGATGTTGAAGATCGCGCCGACCGCCGCAGCATCCTTCAGATCCTCGACCGTGACACCTGCATCGATGGCCGCGCGGGCGTCGAGCGCCAACAGGTCGTCTGGTGCCGTCGTCATCCGCTCGAGGAAAGACAGCGCGGCGCGGAAGCGGTCGCCGATCGGAGCCGTGCGGTAATCGGTGAGCACCGCGTCCGCGACAGCCTCGTCGATGCCCGTCACCGCGACTGCTCGATGGGCGCCGACACAGAACGGACACGAGTTCCACGAGGCAACCGCGGCCGCCATCAGCTCGCGCTCGGGCACCGTCCAGCCGCTGGGCCCGCGCATGGCTTTCTGCGCCCACTCACCTAGTTGCGGGCCGACGAAGGCGGTGTCGTAGAACGCGACCCGCGCCGCATCGGGGAGCCGATACCCGGCGAAGCGCGAGATCATCCGAAACAAGAATCGATGGCGGAATGAGTCACCGCGCTCGACCTCAGTCAGCCGCATCCATCGCCTCCTCTATCGCGCGGGTCGCGGCGTCCCACCGGACCAACCCCGCGCCGACACACGCCGACATCACCACCTCGAACGCCGCCTTATCGGATCCGACGGCATCGCGGACGGCCGCGACCTGACCGTCGGAGACCCGGTACGACGCTTCGGCGATGGTTCGCGCGAGCTCGCCGAAGGGCGCCTCCAACTCGACGACGTCGCCGGCACCCGCCCGGGTGACGGCAGCACGCAGTTCTGCGTCGAGAACTCCTGATGCCCCGAGCCGCTCCCGCAGCCTCTGGGCGAAGGTCTCGTGGCTCGAAGGCGCAGACATGTGACGGAACCTACACCCCGCTGCAACGAACCGAGCGTTCAGCCGCTCCACACCTGCCCGGTTTGCTTCGTCGCCGTGAGCGTGAGTCACCGATTCGCGTATGACCCGCCCGCTGAAGTGCCCGACGATGGTGCCCCATCCGTGACAGAAAAGAGGAATCCATGAGCCGCTGACCGCGAGCCGATCAGGCTACCGCGCGGGCACGCACGGCCGCGGCCAGCGCACGAATACCCAGGTCGACGTCGGCCGTCGACACCGCCTCGTCGGGGTGATGGCTGATGCCGTCGGGGTTCCGGAGGAAGAGCATTCCAACCCCTGTCACCGCGGCGAAGGCCATCCCGTCGTGCCCCGCGCGACTGAAGAGCGTCGGCGCCTCCCCCGAGCGCGACGGCAGCACCTCGCGAATCCCCTCCCCGACGACGTCCTGCAGCAGGGGGTCGCAGAACACCGCCGACGCCTCGTGAACCTCTCGCGCCGACCACGCCAGACCCCGGCGCGCCGTGACCGCGCCGACCTCGTCTTGGATCACCTGCCACACCCGGTCGCGGTCGCCGTCGAACTCGCCGCGGAGGTCGAGCGACAAGGACGCGTCTCCGGGCACCACGTTGATCGCGCCCGGGTGGATCTGCAGCTCGCCGACCGTCCCGACGATGTGGTGCTCGGCGCGGCACACCCGCTCGACGGCGAGCGCGATCTCGGCCGCACCCAGCAGCGCATCGCGACGCCGGTCGTAGGGAGTGCCACCGGCGTGCCGGGCCTCGCCGACAATGTCGAGCCGGAACCGCCGCGCCGACGCGATCGACGACACCACCGCGAGCGGCTCGTCGCCCTCGTCGAGCTCGGGCCCCTGCTCGATGTGCGCCTCGAGGTACCCGACGAGCTCGCCCGGCTGACGCGCGGCGTCGCCGATGCGCCCCGGGTCGAGACCGAAGTCGAGGAATGCTTCGCGCAGGGTCGTGCCCGCGGCATCCGTCAGCTCCCACCACGCCGGGTCCCACTCCCCCGCAGCCGCCGACGACCCGAGCAGCGCCCGGCCGAACCGCGTGCCCTCCTCATCCCAGAAGGCGATGACCTCGAGCGCGAACGGGAGTGCCTCCGCGCGCAGCGCGCGCACCACCTCGATCGCGATGAGCACTCCGGCGATCCCGTCGTACCGGCCGGCGTCGGGCACGGTGTCGAGGTGCGAGCCGAGCACGAGCGCGGGCGCCTCACCCGCCGCCGGCCCCGCCCTCCCGATGAGGTTGCCCGCGGCATCCTGTCTCGTCGTCATGCCCGCTTCGCGCATCCACTCCGCCACCAGCCGGTTCACGCGCGCGTGCTCGGGCGAGAGGTAGACCCGCTCGATGCCGCCCTCGGCGCTGGTGATGCGCGCGAGCTCGTCACAGCGCGCCATCACGCGCGCCGCCGGCGCCATCACCCCCGCGCGCGTCACGCGTGTGCGGTCCACGCCGCATCCCCGGCACCGCGGAACACGTCGGTCGCCGCCTCGACCCCACCGCCGGCGGGCACCGCGACCCCGTGGCGACGCAGCACCGCCTCGAGCGCGGCGAGCGTGGTGAGCACCGCGTCGTCACGGGCGTTGTACCCCATCGTGCCGATCCGCCACACCCGGCCGTGGAGCGGCCCGAACGACGTGCCGATCTCGATGCCGAAGTCCTCCAGCAGGTCGCTGCGCACCGCATCGCCGACGACACCGTCGGGAATCTCCACGGCGACGACGTTCGTCATCTTGTGCGCGACGTCGCCGAAGACGACGAGCCCAAGCCCCTGCACGCCCGCGAGCATCGCCGCGCCCGCGCGCGCGTGCCGGGCCAGCACGTTGTGGGCGCCCTCCTCGAGCAGCAGTCGCGCACATTCGCGCGCGCCGTAGAGCATCGAGGTCGCCTCGGTGTGGTGGTTGAGGCGCCGGGGCCCCCAGTAGTCGAGGATCATGCCGAGATCGAAGTAGTTCGAGCGGATGAAGTCGGATGCCGCCTCGTCGCCGTCCTCACGGATGCCGGCCTCGATGCGCTTCCGCGACCGGATGATCTCCACCGCCCGATCGGACAGGGTCACCGGCGCCGACCCCGAGGGGCCGCCGAGGCACTTCTGCAGGCCCGCGGTCGCGGCATCCAATCCCCACCCGTCGGCCTCGAACGGGTTACCGCCGAGCGACGCGGTGGCGTCGGTGTAGAACAGCACTCCATGCCGGGCGCAGATCTCCCCGACACCCGCGAGCGGCTGGTTCATCGTCGTCGAGGTGTCGCCCTGCACGAGCGCGAGCAGGGTCGGGCGCACCCGCACCACTGCCTCCTCGATCACGGAGTCGGGGAAGACCTGCCCCCACTCGGTCTCGATCGTGTGGACCTCGGCGAGCGCCCGCTCGGCGATCTCGGCGAGCAGGTGCCCGAAGCGCCCGAAGATCGGGACGAGCACGCGGTCGCCCGGGCGGATGAGCGACACCATCACGGCTTCGATCCCCGCCCGGGAGGTGCCGTCGACGAGCACTGTCGCGTCGTTGCGGGTGCGCCACACGTGCCGGTACAGCTCCTGGGTCTCGGCCATCGTCGTCGTCATGAACGGGTCGTACTGTCCGACGAGCGGCGCCGACATCGCCGTCAGCACGCTCGGGTACGCCGAGATCGGGCCGGGGCCCATGAGCAGGCGCGCGGGCGGGACGATGGGGCCGGGGAGGTGGGTCATGGCAGTTCCTGTGTCGTTGCGGGGTGCGAGGCGGCCGTCGTCATCGTGCCCGCACCGCCTGGGCGAGGCGCCGGGCGAGACGGACGAGGGCGATGTCTGTTCCGGGTCGCGAGGTCACGCAGACCCCCACGGGCGCGGTGGCGGCGCCCTCGGTCGCGGAGATCGCGTGAAGGAGCGGAGCCGACAGCGACGGCAGGCCGGCGACCGCGGCCGGCGTGGTCATCCGCAGGGTCGCGGTGCGCACCCGGTCGATGGTGTCGGTGGCTGCGGTGCGCATCGGCGCCGGGCCCGGCACGGTCGGCATGAGCAGCACCGCGTCGGTGACCAGCGCCCGGAGGCGCGCGGCCAACGGCGACAGGGCGCGGCGGGCGGCGTCCTCTTCGGCGGCCGTCATGACGGATGCTGCGCGGAAGCGCTCCGCCACCGCCGCGCCGAGCGCGTCGGGGTGGGCGCGCACCCACTCGCCGTTGTTGCGCCAGGCCTCCGCGCCCTGCACGGTGCGGAACGGCGCGAGGTAGTCGTCGAGGTCGCCGATCGACACCGTCTCGACGGAGGCGCCGCTGGCCGTCACCCGCTGCCGCAGTGCCTCGAAGGCCTTCCGGGTGGCGGGCTCGGCGGAGGCGAGCACTTGTTCGGGGACGACGAAGCGCCAGGGCAGGTCGTCGTCGGATTCGCCGTAGACGTTCTCGGTCGACTCCGACCCGTCGTAGCTGAGGCACCAGTCGGCGACCCGCTGCAGTGTGTCACCGTCGCGGGTCAGCCACCCGACCGTATCGAACGACTGAGCAAGGGGAAGGAGGCCCTGCCGGGGCACCAGCCCGTGCGTCGTACGCAGGCCCCAGAGCCCCTGGTACGAGGCCGGCACCCGCACCGACCCGGCGGTGTCGGTCGCAAGGCCGACGTCGGCCTGCCCGGTCGCGACCGCGGATGCCGGTCCGCTCGACGACCCGCCGGGGAGGGCGCCGGGCAGAGCGCCGTTCGGCGGGGTGCCGTAGTGGGGGTTGTCGCCGGCGATGCTGTACGCGAATTCGTCGGTGCGGGCGATGCCGCGGAGCGACGCGCCCCCGCGGAGGAGGTCGCCGACGGCGGGGGCGGTGGTCGTCTCAGCCCGCGCCTCGGCGAGGAAGGCGGGATTGCCCGCGCCGATCCGGTACCCCTTGATCGCGAACAGGTCTTTCACCGCGACGGTGAGCCCGGCGAGTGGGCCCTCCCAGGCGCCCTGCCAGAGCGGATCGCCCACCATCCGCCACACCGACCGGTCGAGCGCCTGGGCGCGGGGCGTGACGTGCGCGGCGGTGATGAGCCAGCGGCCGTGCAACCGCTGCCACACCTGGGTCTGGAGGCCCGTCCCGCCGCCGGCGTACCGTGCGACGGACACGAGCACCGCGGCATCCGGACCGATCGGGCGGTACTCGATCCGCTCGATCTTGCGCGGCGGCACGCCTCCGCGGACGCTGCGGAAGGCGCTGATCGCGTCGTGGCCGACGAGCAGCCCGGCGGCGTCTCCGCGGAGGGTCGCGGGACCGGGGGCGAAGGCGTCGTCGAGAGCGTCGAGGTCGTCGGAGAGGATCGCGCGCTCGTACTCCTCGAACGCGGTGAAGAGGTCGCTCGGGATGCCGGAGTGCTCAGCCACGGCGCACCCCGTCGAAGTCCGCCTCGCGGATGCGGGCGTGGATGCCCGTCACGATGTCGACGACCTGCGAGATGTCGAAGTCGGTCGCGGCACTGAGGTACGCGTAGGCGAGGTGCTCGTCCATCCCCCACCGGGCCGAGATGAGGTCGATCGCCGCGCGCACGCACTTGCGCATCGCCTCGTTCAGATCGACGTCGAGGCCCGTAGGAACGAGGTACTCGTGGGTGCGGACGAGGGGCCCCGAGACGTCGCCGAACTCGGCGCGGGCTGTGGCCTGCGGGATGACCTCGAAGCGCAGCGTCGCACGGAGCGGCGCTTCGAGCGCGGTGAGGGCGACCTCGCCATCGCCCTGCGCGAAGTGCGGGTCGCCGACGTACGCGAGCGCCCCCGGCACCTGCACCGGCAGGTAGAGCGCAGCGCCCTCGGTGAGGAGCTTGATGTCGATGTTGCCGCCGTGGAGCCCAGGCGGCACGGAGTGGGGTCGCTCGTCGCCGGCGACCGCCACGC is part of the Microbacterium sp. ET2 genome and harbors:
- a CDS encoding class I SAM-dependent methyltransferase → MTEDARSLWNAEAETFDDAADHGLRDPDVRRAWADLLLPVIGGRGRMVADLGCGTGTLSLLLAAEGGHVVSGVDFSAEMIRRGRKKSHRTIPKPSFIVADAADPPLQAGAFDVALSRHVLWAMPDPATALQNWIELLTPTGLLILIEGRWSTGVGLTAAESVSLVSELRNDVELRLLNDPSYWGGPTSDERYLIVSRR
- a CDS encoding carboxymuconolactone decarboxylase family protein; the protein is MISRFAGYRLPDAARVAFYDTAFVGPQLGEWAQKAMRGPSGWTVPERELMAAAVASWNSCPFCVGAHRAVAVTGIDEAVADAVLTDYRTAPIGDRFRAALSFLERMTTAPDDLLALDARAAIDAGVTVEDLKDAAAVGAIFNIITRYANALDFEVPSPGDFTRAAGMLRKRGYT
- a CDS encoding allantoate amidohydrolase, with protein sequence MDRTRVTRAGVMAPAARVMARCDELARITSAEGGIERVYLSPEHARVNRLVAEWMREAGMTTRQDAAGNLIGRAGPAAGEAPALVLGSHLDTVPDAGRYDGIAGVLIAIEVVRALRAEALPFALEVIAFWDEEGTRFGRALLGSSAAAGEWDPAWWELTDAAGTTLREAFLDFGLDPGRIGDAARQPGELVGYLEAHIEQGPELDEGDEPLAVVSSIASARRFRLDIVGEARHAGGTPYDRRRDALLGAAEIALAVERVCRAEHHIVGTVGELQIHPGAINVVPGDASLSLDLRGEFDGDRDRVWQVIQDEVGAVTARRGLAWSAREVHEASAVFCDPLLQDVVGEGIREVLPSRSGEAPTLFSRAGHDGMAFAAVTGVGMLFLRNPDGISHHPDEAVSTADVDLGIRALAAAVRARAVA
- a CDS encoding pyridoxal-phosphate-dependent aminotransferase family protein, which produces MTHLPGPIVPPARLLMGPGPISAYPSVLTAMSAPLVGQYDPFMTTTMAETQELYRHVWRTRNDATVLVDGTSRAGIEAVMVSLIRPGDRVLVPIFGRFGHLLAEIAERALAEVHTIETEWGQVFPDSVIEEAVVRVRPTLLALVQGDTSTTMNQPLAGVGEICARHGVLFYTDATASLGGNPFEADGWGLDAATAGLQKCLGGPSGSAPVTLSDRAVEIIRSRKRIEAGIREDGDEAASDFIRSNYFDLGMILDYWGPRRLNHHTEATSMLYGARECARLLLEEGAHNVLARHARAGAAMLAGVQGLGLVVFGDVAHKMTNVVAVEIPDGVVGDAVRSDLLEDFGIEIGTSFGPLHGRVWRIGTMGYNARDDAVLTTLAALEAVLRRHGVAVPAGGGVEAATDVFRGAGDAAWTAHA
- a CDS encoding AtzH-like domain-containing protein; the protein is MAEHSGIPSDLFTAFEEYERAILSDDLDALDDAFAPGPATLRGDAAGLLVGHDAISAFRSVRGGVPPRKIERIEYRPIGPDAAVLVSVARYAGGGTGLQTQVWQRLHGRWLITAAHVTPRAQALDRSVWRMVGDPLWQGAWEGPLAGLTVAVKDLFAIKGYRIGAGNPAFLAEARAETTTAPAVGDLLRGGASLRGIARTDEFAYSIAGDNPHYGTPPNGALPGALPGGSSSGPASAVATGQADVGLATDTAGSVRVPASYQGLWGLRTTHGLVPRQGLLPLAQSFDTVGWLTRDGDTLQRVADWCLSYDGSESTENVYGESDDDLPWRFVVPEQVLASAEPATRKAFEALRQRVTASGASVETVSIGDLDDYLAPFRTVQGAEAWRNNGEWVRAHPDALGAAVAERFRAASVMTAAEEDAARRALSPLAARLRALVTDAVLLMPTVPGPAPMRTAATDTIDRVRTATLRMTTPAAVAGLPSLSAPLLHAISATEGAATAPVGVCVTSRPGTDIALVRLARRLAQAVRAR